A genomic stretch from Setaria viridis chromosome 1, Setaria_viridis_v4.0, whole genome shotgun sequence includes:
- the LOC117845356 gene encoding endoglucanase 4 — MAAVSATNKAAVFLAVAVICLLAGSNAVAAFNYADALDKALLFFEAQRSGRLPPGQRVAWRGDSGLSDGSAEGVDLVGGYYDAGDNVKFGLPMAFTVTMLSWGAVEFGDAMARAGQLENARAAVRWGADYLLKAAAAAPDALYVQVGDPYQDHRCWERPEDMDTPRSIYKVTPDKPGSDVAGETAAALAAASLVFRACDPAYSSKLLQTARKVFDFADRYRGSYSDSLSYVACPFYCSYSGYHDELLWAAAWLHLATAAGKGGGGAGNSSADTYLSYIYANGHTLGADQDDFTFSWDDKRVGTKVLLAKGFLQPHAAGDKPAAAAAGLKLYKAHADSYVCSLVPGAAGFQPSQYTPGGLLFKEGDSNMQYVTSTTFLLLAYAKYLSTAGASVSCGGGGGAVPPSALVAVARRQVDYILGANPAATSYMVGFGARFPRRVHHRGASMPSVRDHPARIGCDEGFRYLHAAEPDANVLVGAVVGGPDGGDAYTDSRDNYAQAEPSTYTNAPLVGALAFLAGGRRH, encoded by the exons ATGGCGGCCGTGAGCGCCACCAACAAGGCCGCTGtgttcctcgccgtcgccgtcatcTGCCTCCTGGCCGGCAGCAATGCCGTGGCGGCGTTCAACTACGCGGACGCCCTCGACAAGGCGCTGCTCTTCTTCGAGGCGCAGCGCTCCGGGAGGCTCCCGCCGGGGCAGCGCGTGGCGTGGCGCGGCGACTCGGGCCTCTCCGACGGCTCCGCGGAGGGGGTGGACCTGGTCGGCGGCTACTACGACGCCGGTGACAACGTCAAGTTCGGCCTGCCCATGGCGTTCACGGTGACCATGCTGTCGTGGGGCGCCGTCGAGTTCGGCGACGCCATGGCGCGCGCCGGCCAGCTGGAGAACGCCAGGGCCGCCGTGCGCTGGGGCGCTGACTATCTGCtcaaggcggccgcggcggcgccggacgcGCTGTACGTGCAGGTGGGCGACCCGTACCAGGACCACCGGTGCTGGGAGCGGCCCGAGGACATGGACACCCCGCGGAGCATCTACAAGGTGACCCCCGACAAGCCCGGCTCCGACGTCGCCGGCGagaccgccgccgcgctggccgccgcgtCCCTCGTGTTCCGGGCCTGCGACCCGGCGTACTCCTCCAAGCTGCTCCAGACAGCTCGAAAG GTGTTCGATTTCGCGGACAGGTACAGGGGCTCGTACAGCGACTCGCTCAGCTACGTGGCGTGCCCGTTCTACTGCTCCTACTCCGGCTACCAT GACGAGCTCctgtgggcggcggcgtggcttcacctggcgacggcggcggggaagggcggcggcggcgccggcaactCGTCGGCGGACACGTACCTGTCGTACATCTACGCGAACGGGCACACGCTGGGCGCGGATCAGGACGACTTCACCTTCAGCTGGGACGACAAGCGCGTGGGCACCAAGGTCCTCCTCGCCAAGGGATTCCTGCagccgcacgccgccggcgacaagccggcggcggcggcagccgggcTGAAGCTCTACAAGGCGCACGCCGACAGCTACGTGTGCTCGCTGGTGCCGGGCGCCGCCGGGTTCCAGCCCTCGCAGTACACGCCGGGGGGGCTCCTGTTCAAGGAAGGCGACAGCAACATGCAGTACGTGACCTCCaccaccttcctcctcctcgcctacGCCAAGTACCTCAGCACCGCCGGCGCCTCCgtctcctgcggcggcggcggcggcgccgtgccgccctccgcgctcgtcgccgtcgcgagGCGGCAGGTGGACTACATCCTGGGCGCGAacccggcggcgacgtcgtACATGGTGGGGTTCGGCGCGCGGTTCCCGCGCCGCGTCCATCACCGCGGCGCGTCCATGCCGTCGGTGCGCGACCACCCGGCGCGCATCGGCTGCGACGAGGGGTTCCGGTACCTGCACGCGGCGGAGCCCGACGCCAACGTGCTtgtcggcgccgtcgtcggcggGCCCGACGGCGGGGACGCGTACACCGACAGCCGCGACAACTACGCCCAGGCCGAGCCGTCCACCTACACCAACGCGCCGCTCGTCGGCGCGCTCGcgttcctcgccggcggccgccgccactgA